Proteins encoded within one genomic window of Fragaria vesca subsp. vesca linkage group LG1, FraVesHawaii_1.0, whole genome shotgun sequence:
- the LOC101308216 gene encoding UPF0553 protein-like: MDDVRGTSAWVANHSSHVVVDSSGIEKVAETIDEIPKVNWDFEGIHYFDNGPLTVQYLFVLDALNFCFWPDKDLNYDNLAAGLKEALLNDKSAFDADRLQKYTGPELRKLLKWPRPLPLEDERVRLLHEVGFELERSFDGKASNLVESCGKSAVKLVAMVTRHFPGFRDHSVYKGHQVFLYKRAQILAADLWGAYGGKGYGEFYDIASITIMADYIVPAVLRKLGVLKYSETLASMIEKKSEIDPGSEEEVELRACSIYAVEKMKDLISIKLGRKVLSIELDLWLWSFGIQIPALQHHRTLSIYY, translated from the exons ATGGATGATGTCAGGGGTACCTCTGCTTGGGTGGCCAACCACTCCTCCCACGTCGTCGTCGACTCCTCCG GGATTGAGAAAGTTGCGGAGACAATAGACGAGATTCCGAAGGTGAACTGGGATTTCGAAGGGATTCATTACTTTGACAATGGGCCGCTCACTGTTCAGTACCTGTTTGTGTTGGATGCTTTGAATTTCTGTTTCTGGCCAG ATAAGGACTTAAATTACGACAATTTGGCAGCGGGTCTAAAGGAAGCTCTACTAAATGACAAATCTGCATTTGATGCTGATCGTCTGCAGAAGTACACTG GTCCTGAACTAAGGAAGCTGTTGAAATGGCCTAGGCCACTACCTTTGGAGGATGAGAGAGTTCGCTTGTTACATGAG GTTGGATTTGAGCTTGAGAGAAGCTTCGATGGAAAAGCGTCCAATCTTGTGGAGTCCTGTGGAAAATCAGCTGTTAAGCTTGTAGCTATGGTCACTCGTCACTTTCCTG GCTTTCGAGACCACTCGGTGTACAAAGGCCACCAAGTATTCTTGTATAAAAGAGCGCAGATACTTGCTGCAGATCTATGGGGTGCATATGGTGGCAAAGGATATGGAGAATTTTATGACATTGCATCAATCACTATTATGGCGGACTATATTGTTCCAGCTGTGCTGCGGAAGCTTGGTGTGCTCAAATATAGTGAAACCCTTGCCAGCATGATTGAGAAGAAAAGTGAAATAGATCCGGGCAGTGAGGAGGAAGTTGAACTACGAGCATGCTCCATATATGCCGTAGAGAAAATGAAGGACTTGATCAGCATAAAATTAGGGAGGAAG GTTCTGAGTATTGAGTTAGACCTTTGGCTGTGGTCTTTTGGCATCCAAATTCCTGCTCTGCAACACCACCGAACACTCTCTATCTATTATTGA